The DNA sequence TATTATCGGATATCTCTCAAACACAGACATCAACCAATTTATGCCGTTTACTTTTAGCCAATAATTGAAACTAGAAAATTTGTAATCTTCCATCTGTTTCACATAATTATGCTTTATGGGATTGTGATGAACATAATTGAAATGTCGCCAGAAATCCTTTTCTGAGCGGAGACACTTATCCCAATAATTTTGCCATATCTTTCTTCCTTGTTTATTTTCTCTTTTATTAACTTCATAAGAAAAGCCAGTATGAATTTTGGCGGTAATCTTCGGTAAATCAGCGCCCTTTTGGGTCTGGAAAAGGAGATGGTAGTGATTATCTAAAATTACCCAAGCGAATAGATTATAATGGTATTCTTTTAACCATTTTCTAATCTTCTTTAGAAGCATTATCTTGTATGAATCTGAAGAGAGAATTGGTTGGTCCTGATAAGTATGAGCAGTGAGGAAGTAAAAGGTATTGTCTAAATAAAAATGAATGGGCTGATGCCTTTTGGAATTCAGTCGTGAGACTTTTCTGGAGTTAAGTCGTAAGACTTTTATTGAATTAACAGATGAAACTTTTATAAAATCCTCACGGATGAACTTCATAAAATCCTTACGGATTAACTCCATAACTCTCTTCTAGAGTTAAGGCGTAAGCCTTTTATAAGTCGTGAGACTTTTATACTCTCTTTTATAAAATCCTCACGGATAAACTCCATAAAATCCTTACGGATTAACTCCATAACTCTCTTCTAGAGTTAAGGCGTAAGCCTTTTATAAAATCCATATAAAATCCTTACGGATTAACTCCATTATT is a window from the candidate division WOR-3 bacterium genome containing:
- a CDS encoding transposase, whose amino-acid sequence is MELIRKDFMKFIREDFIKVSSVNSIKVLRLNSRKVSRLNSKRHQPIHFYLDNTFYFLTAHTYQDQPILSSDSYKIMLLKKIRKWLKEYHYNLFAWVILDNHYHLLFQTQKGADLPKITAKIHTGFSYEVNKRENKQGRKIWQNYWDKCLRSEKDFWRHFNYVHHNPIKHNYVKQMEDYKFSSFNYWLKVNGINWLMSVFERYPIIDFTIEGD